One window of Hydractinia symbiolongicarpus strain clone_291-10 chromosome 3, HSymV2.1, whole genome shotgun sequence genomic DNA carries:
- the LOC130636390 gene encoding AP-1 complex subunit sigma-2-like: MIRYILLFSRQGKLRLQKWYNAMPLKEKKKITRDLTTMILSRKPKMCSFLEYKDLKVVYKRYASLFFCVAIERDDNELLALEIIHRYVEVLDKYFGNVCELDIIFNFEKAYYVLDELILGGQIQETSKNTVLKAIAQQDLVQEDGEVPTLKNVLEELGLS, encoded by the exons ATG attcgtTACATCTTACTTTTCAGTCGACAGGGAAAATTGCGCTTACAGAAATGGTACAACGCAATGCCgttaaaggaaaagaaaaaaattactcgTGATTTAACAACTATGATATTGTCAAGAAAACCGAAAATGTGTAGTTTCCTGGAGTACAAAGATTTAAAAGTAGTGTACAAGAg atatgcaagtttatttttttgtgttgcaATTGAACGTGATGATAACGAACTACTGGCATTGGAAATTATACATAGATATGTTGAAGTACTAGATAAATATTTTGGAAAT GTCTGTGAATTAGATATTATTTTCAATTTCGAAAAG GCATACTATGTGCTGGATGAGTTAATTCTTGGTGGTCAGATTCAAGAGACAAGTAAAAACACTGTTTTAAAAGCAATTGCACAACAAGATTTGGTGCAAGAG GATGGTGAGGTTCCTACGTTAAAAAACGTCCTCGAAGAGCTCGGACTGTCTTAA